ACCAGTGGTATACCATAGATCAACATAAGAAGTTAGGAACTAGGGAGGCCAAAGTGCTAGAGTTTGAAGGGCagagtatcaaaaagaaaagaactcacAGAGAAAGAATTTCGATGATCTGCTCAATGTCCTATTTGAATAATTATCTGAGTAGTCTATAGCCATACAACCTTGAACCACCCAATCTCGTCTGAATAATTATCTGTGTATTGATCATTAAATGGCTGTGAGAAAACTACACCACGCCAAGAAAAGAAACACCCCAAAATGATTAAAGGGAACAATTTAAGTTCACACATGTTTAGGAATAGTGTTACATTCCTAATAGCCAGACATGAAGACCTCATAATTCATGGGACATCAGATAGAGTACTCAGAAGGATTTTCCTCATTAGTGGAGTACAGTTAACCCTAAACACTACTCTGGTGCAGCCTTACAAAGATTAAAATCAAGAACCTAAATTATCAAACAGTTTACATGTAATTTAACTGTCGCCCAGAATAAAAACCAATATATTTACAGGGATCCAAAAACATCTCgcactcaaaaattaaaattaacaatgtCAGGCATCCAAATAATACTCAGGcctgcaaagaagcaggaaaatctaACCCACcatgaggagaaaaatcaatcaaaactGACTAAGATATGAAAAAGATGGCAAAATTAGACAAGGGCATTAAAAGCGATATTATAACTGAATTGCATATGTTCAAGaagctgtggggcacctgggaggctcagcttgttaatcttctgcctttggctcaggtcatgacctcagggtcctgggattgagtaccacgggggtttcctgctcagcggggaatctgcttttccctctccctctccccctcccccacttcattcatgctctctccctcaaataaacaaataaataaataaagtctttttaaaaaaaagctagagGAAAGTCTTAATATGTTTAGTAGAggcatgaaatataaaaatatatgagagACCCAAACTGAACATCTAGAGATTAAAAACTACAATGTCTGAAATGGAAAACATGTTAGACCTCGTTAAAGGCATATTAGacactgcagaagaaaagattattGAAAATGAACACATAGcaatagaaataatttaaaatgaagtatagaggggaaaagactgaaaaaaatgaacagagcattACCAGGTTGGACAATATTAATGATTAATACTCTAAATGAATATGGTCTAAGCCCTCTAATCACATGACAGAGATCATCACAATGGATGAAAAACAAGACTCAGCCTCTAATATCCGAATATCTGAAGAGAGGACTGgttgcacacacacaaaaccacaaacacatattggaataaaaaaagcctttttgttaaaaatatacatataccatGGTCCAAGCATCACTAAGATAGTACCCACATAAACTAGTCCTCTAAATCAAGTAGATAGTCTTCGTGTACACATCCGTAGGAGACAAACTGGGATATTGCCACGTTAAGCCATCCAGAGAAATCTATAGTGATGTGGTAGGGtaaggtgtgtgttgggggggtggtatATGGCTCACCCCAGCAGAGGAAGAGTGTTGGTTTGTGGCACGTACTTTGGATGCTACTTCCAACAACCAATAGGAATCTGAAGGACTTGTATCGCGCATGGGCTGATGAACATAAGAAGCAGTTAAACACAGCTCACTCACATGCTCTTTACCTCTTTTGGTTCTCACAGCAGCCCTGGaaattatcatctccattttaccaaTGAACAGAGTAAAGTGAAATGAGGAATTGTCATGGTACTAACTACTAGGTTTATATTACTAGCTAGATAATCCAGAAGtaatttgatatttattattattgttgtttttcaacAGTTTTCATAAAGTTCTTCACTATCTTTGATTGACATATTTAGTTTGcttccccttttaaaaattaagcttacTATAATTAGAAAGTGAGGAGTATTTATTAGAGGAAATAATGAAAACCTAAAATTGATTTATACTCATGTAATCTCAGTAAACAGGATgttgaaaataagatttaaactttttaatacattttctcttctgttccaaagcaacaacaacaaaagccactTTAAAATTCGTATTTTACAATCCAAAACACAATAAAGCTCTTTTCATTTGTGGGAAAATGATTATTGACATACATCTGAGGATTTCTCCCTTCATACAAAATTCACTAAACTATTTTTTGTCAGCTTGTGCAAGGAAAGAGTAATTCTCTAAACACACAAATTGTAAGTTTTCAAACAACATTtgggagaaaatttaaaatacaaataaaaaaattttttaaagattttatttatttatttgtcagagagagagggagagcgagcgagcacaggcagacagagaggcaggcagaggcagagggagaagcaggctccccgccgagcaaggagcccgatgtgggactcgatcccaggacgctgagatcatgacctgagccgaaggcagctgctcaaccaactgagccacccaggcgtccctaaaatacaaataaatattaagattttttaattgatAAGGATGTCATATTTATTTGGTTAAGTATATTTATATCTCTTAGAAAGCATTACAACTGATTATACATGATATAGTAACTCCATTACATGCAAAttgcttgaaaattttaaaatggagccCTTCTAATCAAAATCAGCATGTTTATTACATGATATATGGGATGTCAGGAAAGGAGACAGAGATTAGACATGGGGTTTTGTCCATTTCATTCATGTATGCTAGTCCTTTTTCCACTCATGGGACTTTTAAGTTTCATAGATAAATAGTTCTGTcctgttttattaaatatattcactcGATGGTCCTAAATTTGCCAACTGAGAGTGGACCTGCTAAAATGTGATGACTTATTTTCACAGTTTTGAAAAACAGAAGCTAATTGAAAGTTGGTCAAATGTGATCCAATTAGTTTTGATGAGcgaagaaagatgaaaaaataaacataaaaaactaACTGTCTCATTAGAGGGCTTTGAAAGAGGAAGTATTCCTCTTAAGAGGCTGTGAGCCTGACTTTATCAGAAGTaaatataatagtaaaataatttacAAGTATTTTCCTTGGATAACTGACTGACTTATGGTTTTGTTTATATTCTTCCTTGTATTTTCTGCATAATCCAAATATGTATAATGACCCTGTATTACATAAATTATagtagtacatttttttaaagtttttatttatttatttgacagagagagatcacaagtaggcagagagacaggcagagagagagggggaagcaggctccctgccaagcagagagccggatgtggggctccatcccaggaccctgagatcatgacctgagctgaaggcagaggcttaacccactgagccacccaggcatccctagaagtagtacatttttaaatgttcctcACAGAAACTTTTAAAACATGAGGGTGCAAAGAAATAAATCACCCATATAGATCAAATAATTGTTAGTAcattattttagataaattacaattaagtaatttaatattaataatcaaattaacaaaagaataattaaatgattgctattaaatatttactataggggaacctgggtggctcagtcagttaagcatctgcctttagctcagatcaagatcccagactcctgggatggaaccctgcatggggctccctgctcagagggaatctgcttctccctcttccctgtccctcctccccaccccagcttgtgcttgcacacactctctctctctctctcgttctcaaataaataaaatcttttaaaaaataataaataaaataaaatatttactgtatcaGGGACCATACTAGAAACTGAGCTCCAGGTTGATTAAGATAAAATCATTGGTGTAAAAGGGCACAGGCTTGCACAGAAATGATAATGCCTagcttatttaataatttattacttGTTAATAATAGATTCATGATAATGCATTAATTTAATAGGATatttggaaagataaaaagcAGTACTAGaggtacacctgggtggttcagtcagttaggcagccatcttcagctcaggtcatgatccctgggtcctgggatcgagtctcatattgggctcccagctcagcggggagcctgcttctccctccacctgctgttccccctgtttgtgctcactccctctttctctctgccaaataaataaataaaatcttttttaaaaaagcagtactAGTTTATAGatacatattgattttttaatgcaatctttggaattatattttagaaaggtATATTCATTGTATTATCAAATAAGCAAGGTAATTTAGATCAGTTTGTAAAATGCCGTAATCACTGTTAGTATTTGCCTATCCTATGTTGTCAGAActcatgcatcagaatcacccgaGGAACTGTCCAAACAGTAGTTCGTGATCAGGTGATTCAAGAGGTGATAATGGGGGTTGAAAGTGGGAAGGGCACCCAAGTGTcagcatttttaacattttccctaGGTAATTATGATGCAAATAAGGGGTCTCTGTTTACATAAATACGggtatataaaagatttttaaaaataaattacaaatcctgggggtgcctgggtagcccaaTCAGTTAAATGACCAagtcttggttttagctcaggtaatGATATCGTggtgtgagatcaaaccctgcattggggggggtggcgcctggatggctcagtgggttaaagcctctgccttgggctcggttcatgatcccagggtcctaggatcaagccccgcatcgggctctctgctcagcggggagcctgcttccccctctctctctgcctgcctctctgcctacttgtgatttctgtctgtcaaaaaaataaataaaatctttaaaaaagagagagagagagagagaaaacactgcATTGGGTCTCTCCCTCccgctctgcctctcctcctggcttgctcttgctctctaaaataagtaaaatctatttttaaagaagaatttacagATTTTGGTGGGTCTCttattttatgagagagagagagagcatgtgagagtgagcaggaggaggagcggagggagagggagaaagagaatccaagcagactccacgctgaggtCAGAGTCCGACGCAGAGCTCCATCCTGAGACCATGAGATCAGGCCCTGagttgagaccaagagtcaggaCAATTAACTGACTGCACCAGTGAGGTGCCCCAGAAATTACAGATTTTGGTTTAGAGACTTTTCTTGCCATGTTTCTCTGGaaattaaaagtaataatttCCAAGTAACTACTTGCCTTAGTACACTTAATTAATGATAGTCCGTTAGGAAGAATATTAAACTGGGTTCCTAACTCCACTATAGTTAACCAGTCAAAATGAATAATTAAGTATCCGTTATATCAGGCACTACACTAGAAACTGAGCTCCAGGATGTTTAAGACATAATTGTTGTCTTAAGTAGGGCATGCACTCACTTAAAAATTGTAAtgcctctgaaaataaataaattggaaaaaaaagataaaaaaaatataatgccaaataaaatatttaatataatgccaaatatttaatagtttttaagAACTTACAAAGCAATTTCATGTTTCAGGTTTGGAACGGATAAAACAGGAGTGTTTCAgctgaaaaaaaatgtgtccGCCTAATGTAATTTGTGTATCTTCTGGGTAAGTCTGTTAAACTGGTTGGGTAGGTCTGCCCAGATTCTCTTTTGAGAAAATCCCCTTAAAGGGTAAAAACACAGGCAAAACAAAGCTTTCAGCCTGTTTGTGTTTGGGAGGTTTGAAGTAATGTTAATTCCAGACACACGATGGTGGGAcatctagatatatctcctgagcTAGGGCCCAACACAATCATGTCTGAGTTCTCTGAAGaggaagaacacaaaaataataccaaaaaggGTTATTTTATTAAGAACCAACAAAAGACCAAGAACCATAGGAATGGTACTCCCTTGAATATAACTTTAAAGGTGGGGGAGAAAGACATTCTCCAGACTTCTATAGGAATGAAAGGGGCAAGGTTTAGCTCACCAGGGACTCAAGAGAAATCAATGGGTTTTTATTACCTTGAGGATTCATATCAGCAATGGAAACAGGATCAGAACCCAGAAGGTTAAGTATGCTTCACTGACATGGTACTAATTAGGGGAGAAGTAAAGCAAATATCAGAGAAATGACAAGGTGGAAGCCATCTATTTTTGCCCTTTGGACTTCAGAGCATAGGTGAAAACTCCCTTTAGTCCTTCCCAAGTACCTGATGGAGTTACATAGCAGGCAGCCCAACAGAGTTCCACAACTCATTTAttccactcaggtgccctgtaaGGCAAGCATTATTCCCCATTtcacaaaaaagataaatttttaaaaggaatgtatcttggggcacctgggtggccccgtcagttaagcatctgcttttggctcaggtcctgaccctgggatggagccccccgccaggcttcctgctcagtggagagccttcttccctctctccctctgctgctccccctacttttctctctctgtaaaaacatataaaatcttttttaaaaataataaaataaaaggaatatatcTGTAATAAAGGGAGGGTTTATTCTTTCaattaaaactggaaaattcttAAAGTTCACTCTTAAAAGTTTTTTGAACCAGTATTATATACCTGTACTATATTTGGACTCCCTGAAAATGTTTTTGCTTCTAAAACTCcagataataaaaggaaaaagtcacATATTATCCAACTATAGAGAAATGGGACCTAATTAACATCTGAGATATCTTATTTCTGATGGGGGGGGTCACAGAATATATACAGATGCttttaaatgaaacaataataaatgtatagattgctttttaattgctttattaaCTTGACACTTTTTCATGCAATTGGGGAACTCTACTGTTGACAGAAACTTAGACTGGGTGCCAAGGCAATCTTCAACTGGAATCTGGTAACACAGAATCCACCTGACACATGGAAATTACATAAGGTTCACAGCAAACGGATCAGTAAAGGTATCAGGAAAatgcaaggaaaaagaaaacggTGTTGAATCACAGTATTAATCTCATGGAAAATGGCAGGAATCAAGGCATAAGGCAAAATTCATCATGATGGTCATGGTGATTAGAAAGCTCCCCCATCAGGATACGCAGACAATTCCTCAACTGCAGCTCTCTAAGTTTTCTCCTGATTTCTCTCATCTCCTCCATGAACATTTCCATATCATCTCCATCTCCACCCATCCCGTCATTGACCTGCCTATTGGGTATGGCCCATCGGAAATTAGGAGCAAGTCGGCGAGCCTGTCCCCGTCTATTATTTCCTGCAGGTTGgtgtccttctccccctcccaaagGGCGGTCTTCCTCTCCATTCTGCATGGGCTGCTCCATTTCTTCGTTTTCCTGGTGGATATTtgccatgagattttttttttcctggttgtttTTCTTTGAACACAAGTAAGAcaaaggcaaggagagagacTGAATGCTTGGTACACTGACCAACAGAATTCAGAGCTCTGATATCTAAGGttttgcaaatttttatttttttcccaccttAGGAGCTTCAGGCGTCCTCTAGGAGGCCTCCGAATCgagcccctccctccagctctctccttttccccctcccccaaagcccACCATTTTTCCTTTCCCAAGATTCTTTCCCCGAGCTCCGCAGGCACCAAAATGGAGGACGGGGTGGCGGGGAGGAGATGGGGTAAATGGAAGGGGGGTCTCAAACTGGGCTCTGCACCTGCCCCCCACATGTCCCCCGCACCGACCTGGGCCTATCCTTgctgcctcctccttctcccgATTCTCGCCGTGAGTGCGCCGCCGCGACACTTGACACTTACACCCGCAGACCTGCAGAGGGCCGACGTGGAAAGAGCGGAGAGTGTGGCCAAGCGTTTGGCGCCGACCCGCCACCACCTGGTCCCTTCCGGGTCCCGGGTCCCCCTGGCACCCCCAAGTGCATCTCCCGCCCTCACCCCTAACCTCCCCCCCGCACCCCGCCCCGGGGGTTCACCATTTTCCTGTAAGAACTCGGGGGGTGATTTCCAATCGCTTTTTGTTGCTCTGCTGCCCTCCCGGCcgccccagcacccccaccccaggggtccACTACTGATGTTCCCCAGAATGCCGGGTGTGGAGAAAGCTGGTAGGGACCCGCTGCGCCGATCCCCTGCGCTGATCCCCTGCGCTGGCCTCCGGGGTAGGCCGACCACAGCCGCCCTGGCCTCGGCGCGCGGGCCCCGGAGCCCTTACCTGCTCCGCTTTCCTCGGGCCCAATGCCAGCCCGTCAAGCGCAAAACAGCAGGGAACCGGTACCCAGACGCGAGTGACGACTGCACCGAAGGTTGCGTCGCTCTGCAGCTCCAGGTCACGTGAGGGCCTCGCGTCACCAAAACGCTCGCCCCCCCAACTCCAGCGGCTTGTGCGGCGGGAATACCCGCCCCTTACCCAAGCCTCGCGCACCCGCACAGGCAAccccctccctctgtttctgctcAGCTGCACCGCGCACTGCCTCGTCACTCAGCTTGATCGTCTCCAATCTGAGGGCCGGATAGTGCCTCACCTCCCGGCGCTTGGAGTCTACCCTTCTCCGGTTACCGGGGAGGTTCTGCAACAACCTCTACTCCTCCCGCTCCTGCCCCGGACCTTGAGTTTGGACTCTTCTGGTTTCTCTCCCCTTTCGCTGGCCGCCCTCACCCACCCTCGAGTGCGCCGCCACCATTGCCATTGCGTCTCCTGAATTCAGATCCCTAGGAAATTTAGaatgagggctgggctggggtgagAGAAGAAgacttgtcagaaagagaggcCAGGAGATAGAGTGAATTCTTCCaaagaatttctcttttatttcctttaaaagaaaatcagcatgcctcaaaaaataaaaaaaataattgtgagaTTGCACTTTTGAAAGAAACGCTTCATCTTGCAGGATGAAAAAGCCTCATTTTTCCCCCTATTATATTCACCTGTatcacacagaaaatattttctgagttccACACATTAACACCCCTTTTGAAACATGCTAGCTTGtttcaaatttctattttgaaaaaagaGGCATCTTTATGTAAACAGTTGGTATTTTCAAAACGATCTGTAAAGTAAATCTTTAGGGAGAAGTCCAATTGTCAGATATTCGCCATTTAATGTAAATCTGTGGTGTTTTTGATACCATAGTCTTTGGAGAAAAGGAGCCTTTTTACTCCCTGTTTTCCTTTACAAACTTTCCAAACCAATCCTACAAATATCTTCTTACAATGATCAGAAGTATACAATATGCAGAAGTTAGTTTCACAGCCATCTGCCTTTtgatgtaaatgaaataaatattagaaataagcaGAGGATTATGATCTTActgatacgtggaatttaagaaacaaggccaaggatcatagggaaagagaagaaaaaatgaaataagatgaaaccagagagggagacaaaccataagagatctttaatcttaggaaacaaatagGGTTgcgggaggggaaggaggaggatggggtaactgggtgatggacactggggagggtatgtgttgtaatgagcactgggtattatagaagactgatgaatcagtcTGCTGTAcccctcaaacaaataataaattatatgttaattaattaaatttaaatttaaacagaaagaaGCAGGGGTATATGAAGCAATTGAATTTGAGACTAAAATTCACCTTGAGTGTAAATGTTCCTTTCCCCACCTTGGGGTAACTTAACAAATTTTATTACAGTTAGAAAACAAATGTCTTTAGGAAAGCATGAGTATTTAGTAGGTGTTTGTTGTGATAAAGGAACCAAAAGAGTTATATGCACTGAGACCAGACAGGcctattttaataaacaaaagtgACTAAAAATTTGGGGAACAGGATTGAGATGTGGTTAAAAAATCTCATTACCCAGTAGAAAAAGGGGGAGGAGCTTGACAGAAAGAGTACTATTGAGACAGCTACTGGGGTAAAAAAACCTGTTGTGTAATTTTGCAACCTGTTGTGTAATTTTGACTTAACTAGTTATCCCTTAATCGAACCGTAGAGATGTCAGATTAGTATCCCATCAGAGGAAGCTCTTCGCTGAAATCTTTTTCCATGTCACCATCATATAGCTTACATGTATTTGGCTAGAAATGCGCCAGTTGTATTGTAGTTATTATCCTATTTTTCTCTCATTATCCCCTCCTGCATGAATTCCAGGTTTGGGAGATGGTGGGCTCTGTGTGGGTATCTCTGTTCCAGCCTAGAATAGTTCTGTGTGTCTTCTTGAGGCTTTGTTGCTGCAATCTTactatagttctctttttctctaaatttaAGCAATTACTGATAAATTGAAACTAAGTATTAAGAATGTAGGAAATTACTCCTACTCTAACTTGTCTGAAATAATAACAGAGCTATAAGACTAAGATGTCTGAATGTGAAAGCAACTAATATTCAGCACTTCATTATCTATTAGAGagcttttctttatttcaagGACTACAAATATCTTGAGACACCAGAGACCCATGATCATTCACTCTTGTTGTTTAAGACTCTGGTGGAAAAGAAGTTCTGTCCTGTATAGTATCCTAAAGTGATTAATTGAGCTGGACTATATATGGGCCAAGAGCATTCCCTTGACACTCCTAGCTTCAGATTTTAGCTAGTACCTTTCCTACCTTCCCTTAGACTTTGGGATGAACTTAGAGGAATAGTAGGAGACTTACTTATCATTGTTGATGAGATGACTTTACCTTGCCTTACTGTTGCTAGTCTCATGTAAATTCCACTGATAATACAATTTTAGCACTCACAAGGTCCTAGGGCCCAGTAGACTCTTTTGGCTCAAGGATTGTGGCTCACATGGTCATGGGTGACATATAAGTGAGTGAAGCCAGCTGAGCAGGAATCTGGTTAAACTGGAGAGCACATGCTCTATCAATATGGGACAGTCTTATTTGTTTTCTCACCTTTTCTCACACTTGCCCAGTTCCATTTGGCTGACTTGATAACACATTGGCTTCATGACTATTGTGTGCCTGTGGCTGTCATCTGCAGCATAACATGTAGCTCTTCCAAGTTTCTACTGATAGGTAACAGCTTTCCCAAAATTCACTGGTGTAAACTACAAATGATATTTATGCTTACAGATTCTATGAGTCAGAAATTCAGAAAGTACATATCAGGGACTACCATTTTCTGCTTCAGGACATCTGCAGCCTCAGCTACAATGACTTGGCTGAGGATATCTTGAAAGGATATAAGTGACTCAAACAGCTGAATCCTACAACAGCTGAGACTGAGATGGCTTAAGGACAGTTTCATTTGGGACTATCAGCCAAAGTTCCCGTACATAGCCTGTCCAACATGGCCATTGCATGGCTTTTAAAGCAAGTCATCCTGTAAACGAGGTGGAAGCTATATGGCCTTTTATGACCAAACCTTGGAAGTCACATGGGATCAAGTTTGATACTCCTCTGGTCAAAATAATCATAAGTCCTCTTCTAAGATTCAAGGGGAAGGACTATAAATTCCAACTTTTGATGAAAAGAGTGCCAAATAACTGGTATCCATGTTTTAAAACC
Above is a genomic segment from Neovison vison isolate M4711 chromosome X, ASM_NN_V1, whole genome shotgun sequence containing:
- the BEX3 gene encoding protein BEX3 isoform X1 is translated as MANIHQENEEMEQPMQNGEEDRPLGGGEGHQPAGNNRRGQARRLAPNFRWAIPNRQVNDGMGGDGDDMEMFMEEMREIRRKLRELQLRNCLRILMGELSNHHDHHDEFCLMP
- the BEX3 gene encoding protein BEX3 isoform X2; the protein is MEQPMQNGEEDRPLGGGEGHQPAGNNRRGQARRLAPNFRWAIPNRQVNDGMGGDGDDMEMFMEEMREIRRKLRELQLRNCLRILMGELSNHHDHHDEFCLMP